One region of Priestia megaterium genomic DNA includes:
- a CDS encoding MGDG synthase family glycosyltransferase has translation MNNREQDKYLILSATFGEGHKQVANAISEAVSNMVADVEPITIDIMEWVHPNLYPISHYIYKKGIKKFPQVYSFLYEKTRVKSSFSVKLNSIFLSGMQTVLKIIQEIKPKVVVSTYPFAAGIISKLKEQGLIDIPAVTIITDYTDHSYWIHRSTDQYVVGSARLRDQLIALGVEADKIKNTGIPVRKRFIDVLPKDLLLDKYMINPNMFTLLIMGGGDGFFGKGISTFKALESISTPIQLFIVCGKNKKLKTQLEWELKDSKHDVRILGYCESIEELMAISDLMISKPGGVTTSEAMAMGLPILLYHSLPGQEEDNAEYLCRSGFALSVKTEEELIARVENLVHYSAPLSWMKQRMKKYQTKTSSIDALRVIVGEARRGSLLNATSGRTIQKQEEIEVSI, from the coding sequence ATGAATAATCGTGAACAGGATAAATACTTAATTCTTTCCGCTACGTTTGGAGAAGGACATAAACAAGTGGCAAATGCGATAAGTGAAGCAGTAAGTAATATGGTTGCTGATGTTGAGCCTATTACCATTGACATTATGGAGTGGGTTCATCCCAACCTTTATCCAATCAGCCATTATATTTATAAAAAAGGAATTAAGAAGTTTCCACAAGTGTATAGCTTTTTGTATGAAAAAACTCGTGTGAAAAGTTCTTTTTCTGTTAAGTTAAATTCGATCTTTTTGTCAGGAATGCAAACCGTGCTTAAAATCATACAGGAAATAAAACCGAAAGTAGTGGTTAGTACCTACCCATTTGCTGCAGGAATTATATCGAAATTAAAAGAGCAAGGGTTAATTGATATTCCAGCGGTAACCATCATCACAGATTATACGGATCATTCTTATTGGATTCATCGCTCTACAGATCAATATGTGGTAGGGTCTGCGCGATTGCGTGATCAATTAATTGCGTTAGGGGTAGAGGCAGATAAAATTAAAAACACTGGAATACCTGTACGGAAAAGATTTATAGATGTTCTTCCAAAGGATCTTCTCTTAGATAAATATATGATCAATCCAAATATGTTCACCTTGCTTATCATGGGAGGGGGCGACGGATTTTTTGGAAAAGGGATTTCAACCTTTAAGGCCTTAGAGTCCATCTCTACACCGATTCAACTTTTTATAGTATGCGGTAAAAACAAGAAGTTAAAAACACAATTAGAGTGGGAATTAAAAGACTCAAAGCATGACGTGAGAATTTTGGGATACTGTGAAAGTATTGAAGAATTAATGGCTATTTCAGATTTAATGATCAGCAAGCCGGGGGGAGTGACAACCTCTGAGGCAATGGCGATGGGTTTACCAATACTGCTTTATCATTCGTTACCAGGACAAGAAGAAGACAATGCAGAGTATTTATGTCGTTCAGGATTCGCACTTTCTGTAAAAACAGAAGAAGAGTTGATTGCGCGGGTCGAAAATCTGGTCCACTATTCAGCACCTTTAAGCTGGATGAAACAAAGAATGAAAAAATACCAAACTAAAACATCATCCATAGACGCTCTCCGTGTCATTGTCGGAGAAGCAAGACGCGGTTCATTACTCAACGCAACAAGTGGTAGAACGATACAAAAGCAAGAAGAGATAGAGGTGAGTATATAG
- a CDS encoding polysaccharide deacetylase family protein, whose amino-acid sequence MGFMISAIIFFILLYTVIPYFLSRSLGVNVIKRGRDLSKIAFTFDDGPNPVYTPILLDLLKKNEVKATFFVVGTKAEKYPELIQRMHNEGHLIGIHNYAHHSNWFMSPWKVRKGLKNTAKVIKSITGVTPIYYRPPWGMLNLFDFIRRGKYKIILWSIMAEDWRTSGGSEKIKQRLANIKGGDVILLHDCGDTLGAESEAPRNTINALRDVLKTVKTKGFTCVRVDELVEKL is encoded by the coding sequence ATGGGCTTTATGATTTCTGCTATTATTTTTTTTATTTTGTTATACACCGTTATTCCGTATTTCCTATCACGTAGCCTAGGAGTGAACGTAATTAAAAGAGGAAGGGATTTATCCAAAATTGCTTTTACGTTTGATGATGGTCCGAATCCTGTTTATACCCCGATACTTCTTGATTTACTGAAGAAAAATGAAGTGAAGGCAACCTTTTTTGTGGTTGGTACCAAAGCAGAAAAGTATCCTGAACTAATTCAGCGCATGCATAATGAAGGCCACTTAATCGGAATTCATAACTACGCACATCACTCCAACTGGTTTATGTCGCCTTGGAAAGTTCGAAAAGGACTTAAGAATACAGCCAAGGTAATTAAATCTATCACTGGAGTCACACCTATTTATTATCGCCCGCCTTGGGGAATGCTCAACCTTTTCGATTTTATTAGAAGAGGTAAATATAAGATTATTCTATGGTCAATCATGGCGGAAGATTGGCGAACCTCTGGCGGAAGCGAAAAGATTAAACAACGCCTAGCCAATATAAAAGGCGGGGACGTCATTTTGCTGCACGACTGCGGAGATACGCTCGGGGCGGAATCTGAAGCTCCGAGAAACACAATTAATGCGTTAAGAGATGTATTAAAAACAGTGAAAACAAAAGGATTCACTTGTGTCCGTGTTGATGAATTGGTAGAGAAGCTATAG
- a CDS encoding GerAB/ArcD/ProY family transporter, which produces MTKIKIDGFQLFCMMFIFILGSTLLLDIGKAARQDAWIVPLLATFFGCVLYLVYISLYKRYPNMPLTGYLIKIWGKYVGGAISFCYIIYFVYIASRVLRDFEELLISSSYYVTSIITLGICMTFVLIYSIYLGIEAFARVTCLCFVVILLTLFILNVLYVVGGYIKVENLQPVLANGWGNIGKELVPLGITVPFGELITFTMILPYLNKKSQAAAIGLSAIITGGIVLTINSIILLCVLGPETVLRSSFPALTAVSYINIASFIQRLDTFILILMVILGFVKITIYFFCAVIGAADLFRMKSSVTNIYLIGGVIFFSSLMIAPSYQAHINEGLKIVPYLLHLPFHIAIPILLLITAYIKQKIKPALS; this is translated from the coding sequence TTGACTAAAATAAAAATCGATGGATTTCAATTATTTTGTATGATGTTTATCTTTATATTGGGCAGTACGTTACTTTTAGATATAGGAAAGGCTGCTAGGCAAGATGCATGGATAGTCCCCCTTTTGGCTACTTTTTTTGGGTGTGTACTGTATTTAGTCTATATCTCCTTATATAAGAGATACCCTAATATGCCTTTGACTGGCTATCTCATTAAAATCTGGGGTAAATACGTAGGCGGTGCTATTAGCTTTTGCTATATTATATATTTTGTTTATATTGCTTCTAGAGTACTACGTGATTTTGAAGAATTACTAATTAGTTCTTCTTACTATGTTACATCGATTATTACGCTGGGCATATGTATGACCTTTGTGTTAATTTATAGTATTTACTTAGGAATAGAAGCATTCGCACGAGTTACATGCTTATGTTTTGTTGTTATTTTACTGACTCTTTTTATATTAAATGTTTTGTATGTAGTAGGAGGCTATATCAAGGTGGAAAACCTTCAACCCGTATTAGCAAATGGATGGGGAAACATAGGGAAAGAGTTAGTCCCTCTTGGTATTACTGTGCCTTTCGGGGAATTGATTACCTTTACTATGATTCTTCCTTATTTGAATAAAAAAAGTCAGGCTGCAGCAATTGGACTATCCGCCATTATAACAGGAGGAATTGTCTTAACCATTAATTCGATTATTCTTTTGTGTGTACTCGGACCAGAGACTGTTTTAAGATCCTCTTTCCCGGCTCTTACAGCTGTGAGTTACATTAACATAGCTAGTTTTATTCAAAGGCTGGATACCTTTATTCTTATTCTCATGGTCATTTTAGGTTTTGTTAAAATAACCATCTATTTCTTTTGTGCAGTGATTGGCGCGGCTGATTTGTTTCGAATGAAATCTTCTGTTACAAACATTTATTTAATTGGCGGTGTTATTTTTTTCTCCTCACTGATGATTGCTCCTAGTTACCAAGCTCATATAAATGAAGGACTCAAAATTGTTCCTTATTTATTGCACCTCCCTTTTCATATAGCAATTCCCATCTTATTGCTGATTACAGCATATATAAAACAAAAAATAAAGCCTGCCCTTTCATGA
- a CDS encoding Ger(x)C family spore germination protein, whose product MKTYLSLLWIAAICLCVSGCSNYRELNQIGVIIGLGIDKNENLEQPYKVTYQVINPSGLSQGSSSGGQGLPVINYTVTAKTLVEALKKASVVIPREHITSHLSLIVVGEKLARNDLSSLFDALDRGKQARTSIPVFIARDGTAEKLLGVIEPFEVTPVKSILSTTQNNQKMYGIVSNVQAYEVISMLLSEGKDLSLPGITINKPSQKSEEAGNLENTSPSAMQVKGLAMFRKGKLVQWLDGDEARSVQLATSKVKSTALVFPCNINENITVTTTGIKSQIKTKIRHGQPFIHTDLNVMGEITETSCQKDLSNPKVLKELEKEVQNELQKEITKTITIAQKEKADIFGFGDSLSRTNPSYWRQHKQNWKNLFSSAKVSMNVNVSIVNTGMRTNPYEVN is encoded by the coding sequence ATGAAAACTTATCTTTCGCTTTTATGGATCGCTGCCATTTGTTTATGCGTTTCAGGATGTTCGAATTACCGAGAATTAAACCAAATAGGAGTTATTATAGGATTGGGAATTGATAAGAATGAAAATTTGGAACAACCTTATAAAGTAACCTATCAGGTCATTAACCCAAGTGGTTTGTCACAAGGCAGTTCGTCGGGAGGACAAGGTCTTCCTGTCATTAACTATACAGTAACGGCCAAAACGTTAGTGGAAGCATTAAAAAAAGCCTCTGTCGTCATCCCAAGAGAACATATTACTTCTCATCTTTCGCTTATCGTTGTAGGTGAAAAGTTAGCAAGAAATGACCTTAGCTCATTATTTGATGCCTTGGATCGAGGCAAGCAAGCTCGTACAAGTATTCCAGTTTTTATTGCACGTGATGGAACTGCTGAGAAATTGCTTGGTGTGATTGAACCTTTCGAGGTTACTCCAGTCAAAAGTATCCTAAGTACAACCCAGAACAATCAAAAAATGTACGGAATAGTTAGTAATGTACAAGCATATGAAGTTATTTCTATGCTTTTGAGTGAGGGAAAAGACCTATCTCTTCCTGGAATCACCATTAACAAACCCTCTCAGAAGTCAGAAGAAGCAGGCAATTTAGAGAATACCAGCCCAAGCGCTATGCAGGTAAAAGGATTAGCTATGTTTAGAAAAGGGAAATTAGTTCAATGGCTGGATGGGGATGAAGCTCGATCTGTTCAACTTGCTACGTCTAAAGTGAAGAGCACGGCCCTTGTTTTCCCTTGTAATATAAATGAGAATATCACAGTTACGACGACCGGAATAAAAAGTCAAATAAAGACAAAAATCCGCCATGGACAACCTTTTATTCATACAGATTTGAATGTGATGGGAGAAATTACGGAAACATCATGCCAGAAAGATTTAAGCAACCCTAAGGTCTTAAAAGAGTTGGAAAAAGAAGTCCAAAATGAACTGCAAAAGGAAATTACAAAGACTATTACCATCGCACAAAAAGAAAAGGCAGATATATTTGGCTTTGGTGATAGCTTATCTCGAACCAACCCTAGTTATTGGCGTCAGCATAAACAGAATTGGAAGAATCTATTTTCAAGTGCGAAGGTATCGATGAATGTGAACGTCAGTATCGTAAATACCGGAATGCGTACAAATCCTTATGAGGTAAATTAG
- a CDS encoding spore germination protein: MRQRYLLKSSNKEKTTDCSATPLYDDVNKNIERLLNELGNSSDVLVRMVESPYQNTLKAAVIHLDGLADENIINENIMTPLIQWLKESNQVVTAKEIEAQIPQMLTVSQLTIKENWHEFMSAVLTGDTVILLNGSSRIFIGNTKKLQSRAVTEPTSQTVVRGPKDSFTENLRTNTSLIRARIQDSNLRLDSMKIGSVTQTDIGIMYIQGNADERIVEEVKERLKEIKVDGVLESNYIEEFIRDDRTTIFPLLLNTERPDAVVGNLLEGRIAIIVQGTPFVLIAPAIFSQFFQSPEDYYQNYYIASFLRILRFGSFFLSMYASAIYLALITHHQGLIPNTLMVSLMAQRERVPFPAIVEMVVMELAFEMLREAGIRMPRAIGPAVSIVGALILGQAAVEAGFVSAAVVIIVAISAISNFTLPSTSIVNAARGFRFILILISAFIGLYGILLMTLCIWLHISSLRSFGIPYFSPFAPFDFKKQKDTLVRFSLPSLLKKHQNK; this comes from the coding sequence GTGCGACAAAGATATCTTCTGAAAAGCTCTAATAAAGAAAAGACAACAGATTGTTCAGCAACTCCCTTATATGATGATGTAAATAAAAATATAGAGAGACTATTGAACGAATTAGGAAATAGCTCCGATGTATTGGTTCGAATGGTTGAGTCTCCGTATCAAAACACGTTAAAAGCAGCCGTTATTCACCTTGACGGATTAGCAGATGAAAACATTATAAATGAGAATATCATGACTCCTCTTATTCAGTGGCTTAAGGAAAGTAATCAAGTAGTAACCGCCAAAGAGATAGAAGCACAAATACCCCAGATGTTAACTGTATCTCAATTGACTATAAAAGAGAATTGGCATGAATTTATGTCAGCCGTTTTAACTGGTGATACAGTCATACTACTGAATGGAAGTTCTAGAATTTTCATTGGCAATACAAAAAAACTTCAGTCCCGCGCAGTAACAGAACCAACCAGTCAAACGGTTGTTAGAGGACCTAAAGATAGTTTCACAGAGAATTTAAGGACGAATACTTCTTTAATACGAGCTAGAATTCAGGATTCTAATTTACGCTTAGACAGCATGAAAATTGGAAGCGTAACCCAAACAGATATAGGGATCATGTATATTCAAGGGAATGCAGATGAACGTATTGTAGAGGAAGTCAAAGAACGTTTAAAAGAGATTAAGGTAGATGGGGTCCTCGAGTCGAACTATATTGAGGAATTTATCCGGGATGATAGGACGACTATTTTTCCACTTCTATTAAATACGGAACGACCTGATGCCGTTGTAGGAAATTTATTAGAAGGTCGAATTGCTATTATTGTACAAGGAACACCTTTTGTATTAATCGCACCTGCTATTTTTTCTCAATTTTTTCAGTCTCCCGAAGATTATTATCAAAATTATTATATTGCTTCCTTTTTAAGGATACTAAGATTTGGTTCTTTTTTTCTGTCTATGTATGCGTCTGCTATCTATTTAGCATTGATTACGCATCATCAGGGACTTATTCCAAACACATTAATGGTCAGTTTAATGGCGCAAAGAGAAAGAGTTCCTTTTCCAGCAATTGTAGAAATGGTAGTGATGGAATTAGCTTTTGAGATGTTGCGAGAAGCAGGAATCCGAATGCCTAGAGCAATCGGACCAGCAGTCTCAATCGTAGGAGCGCTGATTTTAGGACAAGCAGCTGTAGAAGCAGGTTTTGTATCGGCGGCTGTTGTGATCATTGTTGCTATTTCTGCCATCAGCAATTTTACACTGCCATCTACTAGCATTGTCAATGCGGCCCGTGGTTTTCGGTTTATCTTGATTCTAATTTCAGCATTTATTGGCTTATATGGAATTTTGCTTATGACCTTATGTATATGGCTTCATATAAGTAGTCTAAGATCTTTCGGTATCCCCTACTTTTCACCTTTTGCTCCCTTTGATTTTAAAAAGCAAAAGGATACTTTAGTTCGATTCTCTTTACCATCTCTGTTGAAAAAACATCAAAATAAATAG
- a CDS encoding AraC family transcriptional regulator, translating into MNYVTCIQRTLDYIEENLETQITLEKLAEIACFSPFHYHRVFQAMVGESVMDYVRKRRLTRAAERLFFTDEKVIDIALDVGFHYQESFNRAFKKFYDVSPKQYRNARRISGPLRGKAYLNTAILSGGNKMEPKLVTKPAFYVIGYELKTKNEGGQNNKDIPEFWQQYMQNGLGSRIPHPINKNVELGICTDFNPETGEFVYVIGMEVEKDTPAPEGTVYKSFPELEYAVFTTPKSNEESFTSSIQSTWNYVFTEWFPESGYEHYGSMEFELYDKRCYGSENKEIDIYIPVKKQAVKA; encoded by the coding sequence ATGAATTATGTAACTTGTATACAGAGAACGCTGGATTACATTGAGGAGAATTTGGAGACACAAATCACTTTAGAAAAGTTAGCAGAAATTGCCTGTTTTTCTCCTTTTCATTATCACCGTGTCTTCCAAGCCATGGTTGGAGAATCAGTGATGGATTATGTGAGGAAACGAAGACTTACGCGCGCAGCAGAACGCTTATTTTTCACAGATGAAAAAGTCATTGATATCGCACTTGATGTTGGTTTCCACTATCAAGAGTCTTTTAACAGAGCGTTCAAAAAATTTTATGATGTTTCACCGAAACAATACCGTAACGCAAGAAGAATATCTGGACCGCTGCGAGGAAAAGCCTACCTAAATACTGCAATTTTGTCAGGAGGAAATAAGATGGAACCAAAACTAGTCACTAAACCTGCTTTTTATGTCATTGGATATGAGCTAAAAACAAAGAACGAGGGTGGCCAGAATAATAAAGACATTCCTGAATTTTGGCAACAGTACATGCAAAATGGATTAGGCTCTAGAATACCCCATCCCATAAACAAAAACGTGGAGCTTGGTATTTGCACTGACTTTAATCCTGAAACGGGTGAGTTTGTTTATGTAATTGGTATGGAAGTTGAGAAAGACACTCCAGCACCTGAAGGAACAGTTTACAAAAGCTTCCCTGAACTAGAATATGCCGTATTTACTACACCAAAATCAAATGAAGAATCTTTTACTTCTTCCATTCAGTCCACGTGGAATTATGTTTTTACAGAATGGTTCCCTGAATCGGGTTATGAACACTACGGATCAATGGAATTTGAACTGTACGACAAAAGATGTTATGGCTCAGAAAATAAAGAGATTGACATCTACATTCCGGTAAAAAAACAGGCTGTTAAGGCGTAA
- a CDS encoding NDxxF motif lipoprotein yields MKKLCFSLIIIFLLGACSYQESTKEASGKIVLPTSIFSSSKNNALIDEKEMKESIKTYLDTNEDLSNTGDQFEEMMESDQKLNKAQTKKFEQLKDLVKANDHNFSTYISQNTLPEGYKKDSERISRYIMGSNQILDELDQAIDDMVEHMSEGDFSETEIESLMNKNKSVNGREQIKIESFLDDKNIDTKAFGRKS; encoded by the coding sequence TTGAAAAAACTTTGTTTTAGCTTAATAATTATTTTTTTATTAGGCGCTTGTTCTTATCAGGAAAGTACAAAAGAAGCTAGTGGAAAAATTGTATTACCAACTTCCATATTTAGTTCATCGAAAAATAATGCCTTAATTGATGAAAAAGAAATGAAAGAAAGTATAAAGACATACTTAGATACTAACGAGGATCTATCCAATACCGGTGATCAATTTGAAGAAATGATGGAGTCCGATCAAAAATTAAATAAAGCTCAAACGAAAAAATTTGAACAGTTAAAAGACCTGGTGAAAGCAAATGATCATAACTTTTCCACCTATATTTCGCAAAATACTTTACCAGAAGGATATAAAAAAGATTCAGAGAGAATTAGCCGCTATATTATGGGTTCCAATCAAATTTTGGATGAACTGGATCAAGCAATCGATGACATGGTTGAGCATATGAGTGAAGGAGATTTTTCTGAAACAGAAATTGAGTCACTTATGAATAAAAATAAAAGTGTAAATGGAAGAGAGCAGATAAAGATAGAGAGTTTCCTAGATGACAAAAATATTGATACAAAAGCTTTTGGACGAAAGAGTTAA
- a CDS encoding DUF6518 family protein, which yields MNILPYFGGLCSRTGIWILIATLIAAYSKTKISAALNTFMFFIGMLTGYYIYSAFLFGFFPTSYFLLWGSIAIASPFLAAIVWMAKNNLRLAWILPALPMGLLLSLSLAVGIFYIHVNYIEEFIMYAVLCVVFYKTPKQLAATIAVSFIISFIIKQVSPFHF from the coding sequence ATGAACATCCTGCCATATTTTGGAGGTTTGTGTTCGAGGACAGGGATTTGGATACTGATTGCTACCCTTATAGCTGCGTATAGTAAAACCAAAATTAGTGCGGCTCTTAATACATTCATGTTCTTTATAGGAATGCTAACAGGCTATTATATATATTCCGCTTTTTTATTTGGATTTTTTCCAACTAGTTATTTTTTACTGTGGGGAAGTATCGCAATAGCGTCTCCGTTTCTAGCAGCTATTGTATGGATGGCTAAAAATAATTTACGTCTAGCTTGGATATTACCAGCTTTGCCTATGGGGTTATTGTTAAGTCTTTCTTTAGCGGTTGGAATATTTTATATACATGTAAACTATATTGAAGAATTCATTATGTATGCTGTTTTATGCGTAGTCTTTTACAAAACTCCAAAGCAGCTAGCGGCAACAATTGCTGTTTCGTTTATTATTTCGTTTATTATCAAACAAGTAAGTCCCTTTCACTTTTGA